A single window of Colletotrichum destructivum chromosome 9, complete sequence DNA harbors:
- a CDS encoding Putative serine/threonine-protein kinase, active, whose protein sequence is MWRGVGYGGLHSHSSYPADRGLGHINYQPKVRVIERYKVVGFISSGTYGRVYKALGRQGQKGEFAIKKFKPDKEGEQISYTGISQSAIREMSLCSELKHANVIKLIEIILEDKCIFMVFEYAEHDLLQIIHHHTQNPRHPIPPQTVKSIMFQLLNGCQYLHANWILHRDLKPANIMVTSAGEVKIGDLGLARRFDKPLHSLFSGDKVVVTIWYRAPELILGSRHYTPAIDMWAVGCIFAELLSLRPIFKGEEAKMDSKKTVPFQRNQMQKIVDIMGLPSKERWPLLTAMPEYPQLSTLQPPMTPHHHGHHGHHRGHGYGHHPPAPSGSNLEKWYYSTISQGASSSATSAPQGNGAPLASLGAEGYKLLASLLEYDPVERLTAAKALQHPFFSTGDRLNAHCFEGLKNEYPHRRVSQDDNDIRTSSLPGTKRSGLPDDSLARPVKKLREV, encoded by the exons ATGTGGAGGGGCGTCGGCTACGGCGGCCTGCATTCTCACAGCTCCT ACCCGGCAGaccgcggcctcggccacaTCAATTACCAGCCCAAAGTCCGTGTCATCGAGCGGTACAAGgtcgtcggcttcatcaGCTCCGGTACTTATGGCCGCGTCTACAAGGCCCTAGGCCGTCAGGGCCAGAAGGGCGAGTTCGCCATCAAGAAGTTCAAGCCCgacaaggagggcgagcAAATCTCGTACACGGGCATCTCGCAATCCGCCATCCGCGAAATGTCCCTGTGCAGTGAGCTGAAGCACGCCAACGTCATTAAGCTCATCGAGATCATCCTCGAGGACAAGTGCATCTTCATGGTCTTTGAGTACGCCGAGCATGACCTGCTACAAATCATTCACCACCACACCCAGAACCCGCGCCACCCCATCCCGCCCCAGACCGTCAAGAGCATCATGTTCCAGCTCCTCAACGGCTGCCAGTACCTCCATGCCAACTGGATTCTGCACCGCGATCTCAAGCCCGCCAACATCATGGTCacctcggccggcgaggtcaagaTCGGCGACCTGGGGTTGGCCCGCCGCTTCGACAAGCCCTTGCATTCCCTCTTCAGCGGTGATAAGGTTGTCGTGACTATATGGTATCGCGCGCCGGAGCTCATCCTCGGCAGCCGTCACTACACCCCTGCCATCGACATGTGGGCCGTCGGTTGCATCTTTGCGGAGCTACTGTCTCTGCGACCCATCttcaagggcgaggaggccaagatggACAGCAAGAAGACGGTGCCCTTCCAGCGGAACCAGATGCAAAAGATTGTCGACATCATGGGACTGCCGTCCAAGGAGCGGTGGCCGCTGCTGACGGCCATGCCCGAGTACCCCCAGCTGTCGACTCTGCAGCCGCCCATGACGCCGcaccaccacggccaccacggccaccacCGCGGGCACGGCTACGGCCACCACCCGCCCGCACCGAGCGGGTCGAACCTCGAGAAGTGGTACTACAGCACCATCTCCCAGGGCGcctcgagcagcgcgacgTCAGCGCCGCAGGGCAACGGCGCGCCACTGGCAAGCCTCGGCGCGGAGGGGTACAAGCTGCTGGCGAGCCTGCTGGAGTACGACCCCGTGGAGCGActgacggcggccaaggcgctGCAGCATccgttcttctcgacgggCGACCGGCTCAACGCGCACTGCTTCGAGGGGCTGAAGAACGAGTACCCGCACCGCAGGGTGAGTcaggacgacaacgacattCGGACGAGCAGCCTACCCGGGACAAAGAGGAGCGGGCTTCCGGACGACTCGTTAGCCAGGCCCGTTAAGAAGTTGAGGGAGGTGTGA